A single genomic interval of Anopheles marshallii chromosome 2, idAnoMarsDA_429_01, whole genome shotgun sequence harbors:
- the LOC128709982 gene encoding protein ultraspiracle, with protein sequence MLKKEKPMLSVAAIIQAQGRWDRSLAGLTGFDAALVGHMGPLSPPDLKPDLKPDISLLNGSGGGPFSPGNNCGPGSPSSGGFVLQQNALVVGGALGNGTGGGQQNMLVGGGGSQQQQGSNGGGGSGPNTPSNITQQYPPNHPLSGSKHLCSICGDRASGKHYGVYSCEGCKGFFKRTVRKDLSYACREDKNCTIDKRQRNRCQYCRYQKCLACGMKREAVQEERQRSSKFSMKTEEINSTSSVRDVVVDRFLEAEQLGEQKSGDNAIPYLRVGQNSMIPPEYKGAVSHLCQMVNKQIYQLIEFARRLPNFSNLPREDQVTLLRSGWNEMLIASVAWRSMEYIETERPPDGRNDGRVTIRQPQLMCLGPNFTLHRNSAQQAGVDSLFDRILCELAIKMKRLDVNRAELGILKAIILFNSDIRGLKCRKEIDQMREKIYACLDEYCKTQHPSEDGRFAQLLLRLPALRSISLKCIDHLNFLRLLGDKQLDNFIIEMLDTPL encoded by the exons ATGCTAAAGAAGGAGAAACCGATGCTGTCGGTGGCCGCAATCATTCAAGCGCAAGGCCGATGGGATCGGTCACTGGCCGGATTGACAG GTTTCGATGCGGCCCTGGTTGGTCACATGGGACCGCTCTCGCCGCCTGATCTGAAGCCCGACCTAAAGCCGGACATTTCACTGCTGAACGGAAGTGGCGGAGGTCCGTTCTCGCCCGGCAACAACTGTGGTCCCGGCAGTCCCAGCAGTGGTGGCTTCGTCCTACAACAAAATGCGCTTGTTGTCGGCGGTGCGCTCGGCAATGGTACGGGCGGCGGACAACAGAACATGCTGGTCGGTGGCGGAGGttcacagcaacagcaaggaagcaacggtggcggtggcagtgGACCCAACACACCCTCCAACATCACGCAGCAGTACCCGCCTAATCATCCGCTCAGCGGCTCGAAGCATCTCTGCTCGATCTGTGGTGACCGGGCCAGCGGCAAGCATTATGGTGTTTATAG CTGCGAAGGATGCAAAGGATTCTTCAAGCGAACGGTACGCAAGGACCTGTCGTACGCGTGCCGCGAGGATAAAAACTGTACGATAGATAAACGCCAAAGAAACCGTTGCCAGTACTGCCGGTACCAGAAATGTTTGGCTTGCGGTATGAAGCGAGAAGCCGTCCAGGAGGAACGGCAACGGAGCTCCAAATTTTCGATGAAG ACGGAAGAAATCAACTCGACTAGCTCGGTGCGGGATGTCGTGGTTGATCGGTTCCTCGAGGCTGAACAGCTGGGTGAACAGAAGAGTGGTGACAACGCCATACCATACCTGCGAGTTGGCCAGAATTCTATGATTCCACCAGAATACAAA GGCGCTGTGTCGCATTTATGTCAGATGGTGAATAAACAGATTTACCAACTAATCGAGTTTGCACGACGGCTGCCTAACTTTTCGAATCTTCCACGCGAAGATCAGGTAACTTTGCTGCGCAGTGGTTGGAACGAGATGTTAATTGCTTCTGTCGCATGGCGAAGTATGGAG TACATTGAAACGGAACGACCGCCGGATGGCCGGAACGATGGGCGCGTAACTATCCGACAGCCGCAACTAATGTGCTTGGGACCGAACTTCACCCTGCATCGAAACAGTGCTCAACAAGCCGGCGTTGATTCACTGTTCGATCGCATCCTGTGCGAGTTAGCGATCAAAATGAAAAGACTGGACGTGAACCGGGCCGAACTGGGCATTCTTAAGGCTATCATACTGTTTAACTCTG ATATCCGAGGCCTGAAATGTCGAAAAGAGATCGATCAGATGCGAGAGAAGATCTACGCCTGTTTGGATGAGTACTGTAAAACGCAGCACCCGTCGGAGGATGGTCGATTCGCACAGCTATTGCTGCGGTTGCCAGCGCTACGCTCGATCAGCCTCAAGTGTATCGATCATCTAAACTTCCTGCGGCTGCTCGGCGACAAGCAGCTCGATAACTTCATCATTGAGATGCTTGATACACCGTTGTAG